In the Pseudonocardia cypriaca genome, one interval contains:
- the hemG gene encoding protoporphyrinogen oxidase — translation MARVAVVGGGISGLAAAHRLRTLLGPGTRIDVLDQRDRVGGVLHTVDLAGVPFDVGAEAFLARRPEVPALLAELGLTDALVHPTRAAASVRAAGRTGPLPGGTLMGVPTSAARLDGLLSAAGLAAVTAEPELPLSWEPGGDVALGGLLRARFGDEIADRLADPLLGGVYAGRVDALGLRATVPALATALDAGAPSLTAAADTATQVHPARDSRVEGARVAGSVQLSGEARPGGSVFGAVRGGYRVLLDALVAASGADVRLRTTVRELQRREGGWRLVLGPTTAPEVLDVDAVVLAVPAPAAARLLAGVAPMAARAAGEIELASSVVVALAFRAADAASLPPTSGVLVAADEPLAVKAFTHSSNKWAHLAEGGLVRLRASLGRFGEASTLQVDDAELVARARADLGALTGITAAPVATHVQRWGGGLPQYGVGHLDRVRMVEEGLPRGVAVAGAALHGVGVPACIATGRAAAERVAAAG, via the coding sequence ATCGCCCGCGTCGCGGTCGTCGGCGGCGGGATCTCCGGGCTCGCGGCCGCACACCGGCTGCGCACGCTCCTCGGTCCGGGCACCCGCATCGACGTGCTCGACCAGCGCGACCGCGTCGGCGGAGTGCTGCACACCGTCGACCTCGCCGGCGTGCCGTTCGACGTCGGGGCCGAGGCGTTCCTCGCCAGGAGGCCCGAGGTGCCCGCGCTGCTGGCCGAGCTCGGGCTGACCGACGCGCTGGTGCACCCGACGAGGGCGGCCGCGTCGGTCCGCGCGGCGGGCCGCACCGGGCCGCTGCCGGGCGGCACCCTCATGGGGGTCCCGACCAGCGCCGCGCGGCTCGACGGGCTGCTGTCCGCCGCAGGTCTCGCCGCGGTGACCGCCGAGCCGGAGCTGCCGCTCTCCTGGGAGCCGGGTGGGGACGTGGCGCTCGGCGGGCTGCTGCGGGCCCGGTTCGGCGACGAGATCGCCGACCGGCTCGCCGACCCCCTGCTGGGCGGCGTCTACGCGGGCCGCGTCGACGCCCTCGGCCTCCGGGCGACCGTCCCCGCCCTGGCCACGGCCCTCGACGCGGGCGCCCCGTCCCTGACCGCCGCCGCCGACACCGCGACACAAGTGCACCCAGCCCGCGACTCGCGCGTTGAGGGTGCGCGAGTCGCGGGCTCGGTGCAGCTGAGTGGCGAGGCGCGGCCGGGTGGGTCCGTGTTCGGGGCGGTGCGGGGCGGGTACCGGGTGCTGCTAGACGCATTGGTCGCGGCTTCCGGGGCGGACGTCCGGCTGCGCACCACGGTCCGGGAGCTGCAGCGCCGGGAGGGCGGGTGGCGGCTCGTGCTCGGGCCGACCACCGCGCCCGAGGTCCTCGACGTCGATGCGGTCGTGCTCGCCGTCCCGGCCCCAGCGGCCGCCCGGTTGCTCGCCGGCGTGGCCCCGATGGCGGCCAGGGCGGCGGGGGAGATCGAGCTCGCGTCCTCCGTGGTCGTCGCGCTGGCCTTCCGGGCGGCGGACGCCGCATCGCTCCCGCCCACCTCGGGCGTGCTCGTCGCGGCGGACGAGCCACTGGCCGTGAAGGCCTTCACCCACTCCTCGAACAAGTGGGCGCACCTCGCCGAGGGCGGCCTCGTCAGGCTGAGGGCGTCGCTGGGGCGGTTCGGGGAGGCCTCCACCCTCCAGGTCGACGACGCCGAGCTCGTCGCCCGCGCCCGGGCCGACCTGGGCGCGCTCACCGGGATCACCGCCGCACCGGTTGCCACCCACGTGCAGCGGTGGGGCGGGGGCCTGCCGCAGTACGGCGTCGGTCACCTGGACCGGGTGCGGATGGTCGAGGAGGGCCTGCCGCGGGGCGTGGCCGTGGCCGGGGCGGCGCTGCACGGCGTCGGCGTGCCGGCCTGCATCGCCACCGGCCGGGCGGCTGCGGAGCGCGTGGCCGCCGCGGGCTGA
- a CDS encoding ketohydroxyglutarate aldolase gives MPEKITVSVADDAMGRIDEVVRALESGGMHVEQVLRPIGVITGSVDTRHVRALGSVAGVAAVEPQRTVQLPPPDSDLQ, from the coding sequence ATGCCCGAGAAGATCACGGTCTCCGTCGCCGACGACGCGATGGGCCGGATCGACGAGGTCGTCAGAGCCCTCGAGAGCGGCGGCATGCACGTCGAGCAGGTCCTGCGCCCGATCGGGGTGATCACCGGCTCGGTCGACACCCGGCACGTGCGCGCACTGGGCAGCGTGGCCGGTGTCGCGGCCGTCGAGCCGCAACGGACGGTGCAGCTGCCGCCGCCCGACTCCGACCTGCAGTAA
- a CDS encoding S8 family serine peptidase, with protein sequence MVENVAAMSTGRYLLVLNEDLLGDDDRSRAAVEQLSGTDVTSTRDVPPLAPTQPTLFSELGVAVADLSADQLAAARTDRRLLAVEPERVRRAIGVSPSEGSLSEEYLRGFRDAAQFLHSRLAGGLTATARFGDTDTLTWGLQATGVADSPETGAGVTLAVLDTGLDLGHPDFAGRGIEARSFVEGQTAQDVQGHGTHVTGTACGALAPTTGGRRYGVAHGARILVGKVLGDDGTGTDADILAGISWAIASGARVISMSLGADVREVSTAYETTGRRALAAGALVVAAAGNNARRGAGDPGFVGVPANSPSIMAVGAVDSTLAIADFSAASTTVEGGQVDIAGPGVAIYSSWPLPGGTNTISGTSMATPHVAGIAALWSQRTGATGHELWTQLVQAAQRLPLPASDVGSGLVRAPGA encoded by the coding sequence GTGGTGGAGAACGTCGCGGCGATGTCGACCGGCCGCTACCTGCTGGTGCTGAACGAGGACCTGCTGGGCGACGACGACCGCTCCCGCGCGGCGGTGGAGCAGCTGAGCGGAACGGACGTCACGAGCACGCGCGACGTTCCACCACTCGCGCCCACCCAGCCCACGCTCTTCTCCGAGCTGGGCGTGGCCGTCGCGGACCTCTCCGCGGACCAGCTGGCCGCCGCGCGCACGGACCGGCGACTGCTCGCCGTCGAGCCGGAGCGGGTGCGCCGCGCGATCGGGGTGTCGCCATCCGAGGGGTCCCTTTCCGAGGAGTACCTGCGCGGCTTCCGCGACGCCGCCCAGTTCCTGCACTCCCGGCTCGCGGGCGGCCTCACCGCAACGGCGCGGTTCGGCGACACCGACACCTTGACTTGGGGGCTGCAGGCCACCGGCGTCGCCGACTCGCCGGAGACCGGTGCCGGCGTCACCCTCGCGGTGCTCGACACCGGGCTCGACCTCGGCCACCCCGACTTCGCCGGTCGCGGCATCGAGGCCAGGTCGTTCGTCGAGGGCCAGACCGCCCAGGACGTGCAGGGCCACGGCACCCACGTCACCGGGACGGCCTGCGGGGCACTCGCCCCGACAACTGGTGGGCGGCGTTACGGAGTCGCCCACGGGGCGCGCATCCTCGTCGGCAAGGTCCTCGGGGACGACGGCACCGGCACCGACGCGGACATCCTCGCCGGCATCAGCTGGGCGATCGCCTCGGGCGCGCGGGTGATCTCGATGTCGCTCGGCGCCGACGTCCGGGAGGTCTCGACGGCGTACGAGACCACCGGGCGGCGCGCCCTCGCCGCAGGCGCTCTCGTCGTGGCCGCCGCCGGCAACAACGCCCGCCGCGGCGCGGGCGACCCCGGCTTCGTGGGGGTGCCAGCCAACAGCCCGTCGATCATGGCCGTCGGCGCCGTCGACAGCACGCTGGCCATCGCCGACTTCTCCGCCGCGAGCACCACCGTCGAGGGTGGGCAGGTCGACATCGCGGGCCCGGGCGTCGCCATCTACTCGTCCTGGCCGCTGCCCGGGGGCACGAACACGATCTCCGGCACCAGCATGGCCACGCCGCACGTCGCAGGCATCGCGGCACTGTGGTCCCAGCGCACCGGGGCGACCGGCCACGAGCTGTGGACGCAGCTCGTGCAGGCCGCGCAGCGGCTGCCGCTCCCGGCGAGCGACGTCGGCTCGGGGCTGGTTCGCGCGCCCGGCGCCTGA
- a CDS encoding NAD(P)H-binding protein produces MVRDPARLAVPPRPGLTIVTAGLDDRAAVLRAVEDADMLVMEEVVRASGLDWTIMPPPRLTDRPATGGSATASTPTCAAPTR; encoded by the coding sequence GTGGTCAGGGACCCCGCACGGCTCGCCGTCCCGCCGCGTCCCGGCCTGACCATCGTCACGGCCGGGTTGGACGACCGCGCAGCCGTGCTGCGAGCCGTCGAGGACGCCGACATGCTGGTGATGGAGGAGGTCGTCCGCGCGAGCGGTCTCGACTGGACGATCATGCCGCCGCCGCGTCTCACCGACCGGCCGGCCACCGGCGGATCCGCCACCGCGTCGACGCCGACGTGCGCGGCTCCTACACGATGA
- the hemQ gene encoding hydrogen peroxide-dependent heme synthase, which translates to MARLDYAELNSAIRYTMWSVFRVEPGRLGDERGAVGSQLTEFLDALAGKGVTVRGVYDLAGMRADADYMVWWHADNVEALQAAYADLRRTTTLGRASAPVWSQVALHRPAEFNKSHLPAFVAGEAPRRYICVYPFVRSYEWYLLPDDERRRMLAEHGREARDYPDVRANTVSSFALGDYEWILAFEADQLERIVDLMRHLRGTDARRHVREETPFYTGPRVEPGALVATLP; encoded by the coding sequence GTGGCACGCCTCGACTACGCAGAGCTGAACAGCGCCATCCGCTACACGATGTGGTCGGTGTTCCGGGTGGAGCCGGGTCGGCTCGGCGACGAGCGCGGGGCGGTGGGGAGCCAGCTCACCGAGTTCCTCGACGCACTGGCCGGCAAGGGCGTGACGGTGCGCGGGGTCTACGACCTGGCCGGCATGCGCGCCGACGCCGACTACATGGTCTGGTGGCACGCTGACAACGTCGAGGCCCTCCAGGCGGCCTACGCCGACCTGCGCCGCACCACCACGCTCGGCCGGGCCAGCGCGCCCGTGTGGAGCCAGGTGGCCCTGCACCGTCCGGCCGAGTTCAACAAGAGCCACCTCCCCGCGTTCGTCGCGGGGGAGGCGCCGAGGCGCTACATCTGCGTCTACCCGTTCGTCCGCTCCTACGAGTGGTACCTCCTGCCCGACGACGAGCGGCGCCGGATGCTCGCCGAGCACGGCAGGGAGGCCCGCGACTACCCGGACGTGCGCGCCAACACCGTGTCGTCGTTCGCGCTCGGCGACTACGAGTGGATCCTCGCCTTCGAGGCCGACCAGCTCGAGCGGATCGTCGACCTGATGCGCCACCTGCGTGGCACCGACGCCCGCCGGCACGTCCGCGAGGAGACGCCGTTCTACACCGGACCCCGGGTGGAGCCGGGGGCGTTGGTCGCAACGCTGCCGTGA
- a CDS encoding FitA-like ribbon-helix-helix domain-containing protein — translation MATIQIRDVPDDVYEAIRQEAKAAGQSLQAYMREQVTELARRRARWSGIVAEWEAELERFQPTVSREQILSDLDEDRRR, via the coding sequence ATGGCCACGATCCAGATCCGGGATGTTCCGGACGACGTCTACGAGGCGATACGGCAGGAGGCCAAGGCAGCCGGCCAGTCCTTGCAGGCCTACATGCGGGAGCAGGTGACCGAGCTCGCGCGTCGGCGTGCGCGATGGTCGGGGATCGTCGCCGAATGGGAGGCGGAGCTCGAGCGGTTCCAGCCCACGGTCAGCCGTGAGCAGATCCTGTCCGACCTCGATGAGGACCGCCGCCGTTGA
- a CDS encoding type II toxin-antitoxin system VapC family toxin, producing MTDVVLDASATVTVLVERTNEAHELRECLGRLGRHAPHLVDAEVGSVLRRRVGAGMLPAELAEGALRALDTLVVQRYPHGPLAPTVWGLRHNFSYYDALYVALAARLRAPLLTADKRLANAPGLPCEVELIN from the coding sequence TTGACCGACGTCGTTCTGGATGCCTCGGCCACCGTGACTGTTCTGGTCGAGCGTACGAACGAGGCGCATGAGCTCCGGGAATGCCTCGGACGGCTGGGACGGCATGCGCCCCACCTCGTCGACGCCGAAGTCGGCAGCGTGCTGCGACGGCGAGTCGGGGCGGGGATGCTTCCGGCCGAGCTTGCCGAGGGAGCCCTCCGCGCCCTCGACACCCTTGTCGTCCAGCGGTATCCACACGGCCCGTTGGCGCCGACCGTGTGGGGCCTGCGCCACAACTTCTCCTACTACGACGCGCTCTACGTCGCCCTTGCCGCCCGGCTCCGCGCGCCACTGCTGACCGCGGACAAGCGGCTCGCGAATGCCCCGGGCCTGCCTTGCGAGGTCGAGCTGATCAACTAG
- the msrB gene encoding peptide-methionine (R)-S-oxide reductase MsrB: protein MDPATEPAPKVVKSDAEWRAQLTPAEYQVLRKAGTERPFTGEYTDTKTQGVYSCRACGAELFRSDTKFESHCGWPSFFTPLAGDAVIERVDTSLGMRRVEVLCATCHSHLGHVFEGEGYPTPTDLRYCINSISLRLEPDAS, encoded by the coding sequence ATGGATCCCGCCACCGAGCCCGCCCCGAAGGTCGTCAAGTCCGATGCGGAGTGGCGCGCCCAGCTCACCCCCGCCGAGTACCAGGTGCTGCGCAAGGCCGGCACCGAGCGGCCGTTCACCGGCGAGTACACCGACACCAAGACGCAGGGCGTCTACTCCTGCCGCGCCTGCGGCGCCGAGCTGTTCCGCTCCGACACCAAGTTCGAGTCGCACTGCGGCTGGCCGTCGTTCTTCACCCCGCTCGCGGGCGACGCCGTGATCGAGCGAGTCGACACGAGCCTCGGCATGCGCCGGGTCGAGGTGCTGTGCGCCACCTGCCACAGCCACCTGGGTCACGTCTTCGAGGGCGAGGGCTATCCCACCCCCACCGACCTGCGGTACTGCATCAACTCGATCTCGCTCCGGCTGGAGCCGGACGCTAGTTGA
- the ligD gene encoding non-homologous end-joining DNA ligase, which produces MASKSAAVLLSVPGPDGAREVRLTSPDKVYFPERGITKGEVVEYYRAVAEPLLGALRERPTNLKRYPDGIDGESFFAKRLPKGAPPYVETARVTFPSGRTADSLCPTEQAVLVWAANMGTFDFHPWPVRRADVDRPDELRIDLDPQPGTDFADAVAVAAVLREVLDEAGLVGWPKTSGGRGVHVFCRIRPEWDFVAVRHAVIAIARRVADRSPDRATVAWWKEERGERVFLDYNQAARDRTVASAWSVRGRPRATVSMPVTWETLPDVEPEDFDVRTVPGLYAEHGDPHAGMDEAAGGLERVLEWYAADERDRGLGDLPYPPEYPKMPGEPMRVQPSRAREKPADAT; this is translated from the coding sequence GTGGCGAGCAAGAGCGCGGCCGTGCTGCTGTCGGTCCCGGGCCCCGACGGCGCCCGCGAGGTGCGGCTGACCAGCCCGGACAAGGTGTACTTCCCGGAGCGGGGGATCACCAAGGGCGAGGTCGTCGAGTACTACCGCGCGGTGGCGGAGCCGCTCCTGGGCGCGCTGCGCGAGCGGCCGACCAACCTCAAGCGCTACCCCGACGGCATCGACGGTGAGTCGTTCTTCGCCAAGCGGTTGCCGAAGGGTGCGCCGCCGTACGTCGAGACCGCCCGGGTGACGTTCCCCAGCGGTCGCACCGCCGACTCGCTCTGCCCCACCGAGCAGGCTGTTCTGGTCTGGGCGGCGAACATGGGCACCTTCGACTTCCACCCGTGGCCGGTCCGGCGCGCCGACGTCGACCGCCCCGACGAGCTGCGCATCGACCTCGACCCGCAGCCGGGCACCGACTTCGCCGACGCCGTGGCGGTCGCCGCGGTGCTGCGCGAGGTGCTCGACGAGGCCGGGCTGGTCGGCTGGCCGAAGACGTCCGGCGGGCGGGGCGTCCACGTGTTCTGCCGGATCCGCCCCGAGTGGGACTTCGTGGCCGTACGGCACGCGGTGATCGCCATCGCGCGGCGGGTCGCGGATCGGTCGCCGGACAGGGCCACCGTCGCGTGGTGGAAGGAGGAGCGCGGCGAGCGCGTGTTCCTCGACTACAACCAGGCCGCCCGGGACCGCACGGTCGCGTCGGCGTGGTCGGTGCGCGGGCGGCCGCGTGCCACCGTTTCGATGCCGGTGACGTGGGAGACGCTGCCCGACGTCGAGCCGGAGGACTTCGACGTGCGCACCGTGCCCGGCCTTTACGCCGAGCACGGCGACCCGCACGCGGGGATGGACGAGGCGGCGGGCGGCCTGGAGCGGGTGCTCGAGTGGTACGCCGCCGACGAGCGGGACCGCGGGCTCGGTGACCTGCCCTACCCGCCGGAGTACCCGAAGATGCCGGGCGAGCCGATGCGGGTGCAGCCGTCCCGCGCGCGGGAGAAGCCCGCGGACGCCACCTGA
- a CDS encoding DUF4383 domain-containing protein: MATSGSRAVDVRRPIQLAALVVGVVFLLVGVLGFIPGITTNFGDLSFAGHQSEAMLLGLFQVSVLHNIVHLLFGVAGLAMSRTAAGARNFLIFGGVIYAVLWIYGLLIDQNSAANFVPLNTADNWLHLVLAVGMIALGLLLGRDRRTV; encoded by the coding sequence ATGGCCACATCAGGCAGCCGTGCCGTCGACGTCCGCCGCCCCATCCAGCTCGCCGCACTCGTCGTAGGTGTCGTGTTCCTGCTGGTAGGTGTGCTCGGATTCATCCCCGGCATCACAACCAACTTCGGCGACCTGAGCTTCGCAGGCCACCAGTCCGAGGCGATGCTGCTCGGCCTGTTCCAGGTCTCGGTGCTGCACAACATCGTGCACCTGCTGTTCGGCGTCGCCGGGTTGGCGATGTCCCGTACCGCGGCAGGGGCTCGCAACTTCCTGATCTTCGGCGGCGTGATCTACGCCGTGCTGTGGATCTACGGGCTGCTGATCGACCAGAACAGCGCAGCCAACTTCGTCCCCCTGAACACGGCCGACAACTGGCTGCACCTCGTGCTCGCCGTCGGCATGATCGCGCTCGGCCTCCTGCTCGGCCGCGACCGCCGCACCGTTTGA
- a CDS encoding GNAT family N-acetyltransferase has protein sequence MVTLRPARPEDAPAVAAVWRSGWRDGHLGHVPDELTAARTDASFDVRAGERTGDTVVAVVDGAVAGFVMVVGDEVEQVYVADAHRGTAVAAALLAEAERLVEAGGHGRAWLAVVAGNTRARRFYERNGWTDEGPFEHMAEGPDAPIRVPAHRYEKRLVPR, from the coding sequence GTGGTGACGCTCCGGCCCGCTCGCCCCGAGGACGCGCCCGCGGTCGCCGCGGTCTGGCGCAGCGGCTGGCGGGACGGCCACCTCGGCCACGTTCCCGACGAGCTGACCGCCGCCCGCACGGACGCCTCGTTCGACGTCCGTGCGGGCGAGCGGACCGGCGACACGGTGGTCGCGGTCGTCGACGGTGCCGTCGCGGGATTCGTGATGGTGGTCGGCGACGAGGTCGAGCAGGTCTACGTCGCCGACGCGCACCGGGGCACCGCGGTGGCGGCCGCTCTCCTCGCGGAGGCCGAGCGCCTCGTCGAGGCCGGTGGGCACGGGCGGGCGTGGCTCGCCGTCGTCGCGGGCAACACCCGGGCCCGCCGGTTCTACGAGCGGAACGGGTGGACCGACGAGGGCCCCTTCGAGCACATGGCGGAGGGACCGGACGCGCCGATCCGCGTCCCCGCCCACCGATACGAGAAGCGGTTGGTTCCCCGCTGA
- a CDS encoding SDR family NAD(P)-dependent oxidoreductase yields the protein MTSSTTRPLAMVTGASSGIGRELADQFVQNGFDLVINAEDDRLETAAAELRASGADVQAVRADLRTAEGVEQLWSAVTATGRPLAAAALNAGVGKGGAFVDTELADELAIIDLNVTSTVRLAKHVLRAMTARDEGRVLITSSIASTMPGTFQAIYNASKSFLQSFAEALQEELRDSAVTVTSLMPGPTETDFFRRADMEDTKVGASSKDDAGQVAQQGFEALMKGERRVVAGSLSTRAQEAASKVMPDALKAKGHRQMAEPGSAGQ from the coding sequence ATGACTTCGTCCACCACCAGGCCACTCGCCATGGTCACCGGCGCTTCCAGCGGGATCGGGCGTGAGCTGGCCGACCAGTTCGTCCAGAACGGATTCGACCTCGTCATCAACGCGGAGGACGACCGGCTCGAGACGGCCGCCGCCGAGCTGCGCGCCTCGGGTGCCGACGTCCAGGCCGTGCGCGCCGACCTGCGGACGGCCGAGGGCGTCGAGCAGCTCTGGTCGGCCGTCACCGCGACCGGACGCCCGCTGGCCGCCGCGGCGCTCAACGCAGGCGTCGGGAAGGGCGGCGCGTTCGTCGACACCGAGCTGGCCGACGAACTCGCGATCATCGACCTGAACGTCACGTCGACCGTGCGGCTGGCCAAGCACGTCCTGCGGGCCATGACCGCGCGTGACGAGGGGCGGGTGCTGATCACCTCGTCCATCGCCTCGACGATGCCCGGCACCTTCCAGGCCATCTACAACGCCTCGAAGTCCTTCCTGCAGTCGTTCGCCGAGGCGCTGCAGGAGGAGCTGCGCGACAGCGCCGTCACGGTCACCTCGCTGATGCCCGGCCCGACCGAGACCGACTTCTTCCGCCGCGCCGACATGGAGGACACGAAGGTCGGCGCGTCGTCCAAGGACGACGCGGGGCAGGTCGCGCAACAGGGCTTCGAGGCGCTCATGAAGGGCGAGCGGCGGGTCGTCGCCGGGTCGCTGAGCACCAGGGCTCAGGAGGCGGCCAGCAAGGTCATGCCCGACGCCCTCAAGGCGAAGGGGCACCGGCAGATGGCGGAACCGGGTTCGGCCGGTCAGTAA
- a CDS encoding zinc-dependent alcohol dehydrogenase, producing MRAVTWHGKRDVRVDNVPDPTIQEPTDVVVRVTSTGICGSDLHLYEVLGPFLDEGDILGHEPMGVVEEVGSEVNALAPGDRVVIPFNVSCGTCWMCVRGLHSQCETTQVHAHGKGASLFGYTKLYGQVPGGQAEYLRVPFGDTLPIKVPDGPPDDRFVYLSDVLPTSWQAVEYAAVPPGGSLLVLGLGPIGDMSARVAQHRGVENVIGIDLVPERLERARAHGVTAIDLSEHGRDLVDHVRGLTDGRGPDSVIDAVGMEAHGSPVGKLAQQLTGLLPDALAAKLMETAGADRLNALYSAIELVRRGGTISLSGVYGGMVDPLPMLTLFDKQIQLRMGQANVHRWVPEILPLLVDDPLGVDDFATHRLPLDAAPEAYATFQAKKDGMVKTLLQPAM from the coding sequence ATGCGAGCGGTCACCTGGCACGGCAAGCGCGACGTACGCGTGGACAACGTGCCCGATCCGACGATCCAGGAGCCTACCGACGTGGTCGTCCGCGTCACGTCGACGGGTATCTGCGGCTCCGACCTGCACCTCTACGAGGTCCTCGGTCCCTTCCTCGACGAGGGCGACATCCTGGGGCACGAGCCGATGGGTGTGGTCGAGGAGGTGGGCAGCGAGGTCAACGCGCTGGCTCCGGGCGACCGGGTCGTCATCCCGTTCAACGTCTCCTGCGGCACGTGCTGGATGTGCGTCCGCGGGCTGCACTCCCAGTGCGAGACCACGCAGGTGCACGCCCACGGCAAGGGCGCATCGCTCTTCGGGTACACCAAGCTCTACGGCCAGGTGCCCGGCGGGCAGGCCGAGTACCTGCGGGTGCCGTTCGGGGACACGCTGCCCATCAAGGTGCCGGACGGTCCGCCGGACGACCGGTTCGTCTACCTCTCCGACGTGCTGCCCACGTCCTGGCAGGCCGTCGAGTACGCGGCGGTGCCGCCGGGCGGCTCGCTGCTCGTGCTCGGCCTCGGCCCGATCGGCGACATGAGCGCCCGGGTGGCGCAGCACCGCGGCGTCGAGAACGTGATCGGCATCGACCTCGTGCCCGAGCGGCTGGAGCGGGCCCGCGCTCACGGCGTCACGGCGATCGACCTGTCCGAGCACGGCCGCGACCTCGTCGACCACGTCCGCGGGCTCACCGACGGGCGCGGCCCCGACTCCGTCATCGACGCCGTCGGGATGGAGGCGCACGGCTCGCCGGTCGGCAAGCTGGCCCAGCAGCTCACCGGCCTGCTCCCGGACGCCCTTGCCGCGAAGCTCATGGAGACCGCGGGCGCGGACCGGCTGAACGCGCTCTACTCGGCGATCGAGCTGGTGCGCCGCGGCGGCACGATCTCGCTCAGCGGCGTCTACGGCGGCATGGTCGACCCGCTGCCGATGCTCACCCTGTTCGACAAGCAGATCCAGCTGCGCATGGGGCAGGCCAACGTGCACCGCTGGGTGCCCGAGATCCTCCCGCTGCTCGTCGACGACCCGCTGGGGGTGGACGACTTCGCCACCCACCGCCTCCCGCTCGACGCCGCCCCCGAGGCGTACGCCACGTTCCAGGCGAAGAAGGACGGGATGGTGAAGACGCTGCTGCAGCCCGCGATGTGA
- a CDS encoding maleylpyruvate isomerase family mycothiol-dependent enzyme — protein MTCMHLARAERTDLLALLTDLTPQQWDAPTLCAGWRVRDVVAHMICYEGLGRREVARRLTRGRFQLGRVNQAGVTEMRGATPDELLALLEQRLDPDGLTTAFKGRVALVDGMVHQQDIRRPLGAPRTIPPERLLPALSFARFAPPIGAFWRARGLRLVATDLGWTAGRGPEVRGPGESLLMAISGRRGVVGELTGPGQATLAARIGG, from the coding sequence ATGACGTGCATGCACCTGGCCCGCGCCGAGCGGACCGACCTCCTGGCCCTGCTCACCGACCTGACGCCGCAGCAGTGGGACGCGCCGACGCTGTGCGCGGGCTGGCGGGTTCGCGACGTGGTCGCCCACATGATCTGCTACGAGGGGCTCGGCAGGCGGGAGGTCGCCCGCCGGCTCACCCGGGGCCGGTTCCAGCTCGGGCGGGTCAACCAGGCCGGCGTGACCGAGATGCGCGGCGCCACCCCGGACGAGCTGCTCGCCCTCCTGGAACAGCGGCTCGACCCGGACGGGCTCACCACCGCCTTCAAGGGTCGCGTCGCGCTGGTCGACGGGATGGTCCACCAGCAGGACATCCGCCGCCCCCTCGGCGCCCCGCGAACGATCCCGCCGGAGCGGCTGCTCCCCGCGCTCTCGTTCGCCCGCTTCGCGCCGCCGATCGGCGCGTTCTGGCGCGCCCGCGGGCTCCGGCTGGTCGCGACCGACCTCGGCTGGACCGCCGGGAGGGGCCCGGAGGTGCGCGGGCCCGGCGAGTCACTCCTGATGGCGATCTCCGGCCGCCGCGGGGTCGTCGGGGAGCTCACCGGGCCTGGCCAGGCCACGCTCGCCGCTCGGATCGGCGGGTAA
- a CDS encoding SDR family NAD(P)-dependent oxidoreductase — MELTGKVAVVTGAAVGIGRALAARLGSEGCAVVVADIDASR, encoded by the coding sequence GTGGAGCTGACGGGGAAGGTCGCGGTCGTCACGGGAGCAGCGGTGGGCATCGGCCGCGCACTCGCCGCACGGCTCGGTTCGGAGGGCTGTGCCGTGGTGGTCGCAGACATCGACGCTTCGCGGTGA